In the genome of Bradyrhizobium arachidis, one region contains:
- a CDS encoding putative DNA modification/repair radical SAM protein, whose product MDVQRKLEILADAAKYDASCASSGTEKRDSSDGKGMGSTAPGMGICHSYAPDGRCISLLKVLLTNACNYNCLYCVNRASSNVPRARFTIDEVVKLTLDFYRRNYIEGLFLSSGIIRSPDYTMEQVVSVARKLREEHHFRGYIHLKTIPEADDALIAEAGKYADRLSINIEMPQETSLQQFAPEKDVRAIRRTMGRLRLKLDEAEEDRNTKTKTKPQRFAPAGQSTQMIVGADSANDHTILHTSANLYGAYRLRRVYYSAFSPIPDASRALPLVQPPLLREHRLYQADWLMRFYGFDVAEIVDDSAMLPLDIDPKLAWALRHRDRFPLDVNRASREELLRVPGFGTKAVERIIAARRTTTIRLSDLARLHVPRNKALPFIVLSDHRPSPHRLEAAGLIERFKPKATQLGFGF is encoded by the coding sequence ATGGACGTACAACGCAAACTGGAAATTCTCGCGGATGCCGCCAAGTACGACGCCTCCTGCGCCTCCAGCGGGACCGAGAAGCGGGATTCCAGCGACGGCAAGGGCATGGGCTCGACCGCCCCAGGCATGGGCATCTGCCATTCCTACGCGCCGGATGGACGTTGCATCTCGCTGCTCAAGGTGCTGCTGACCAACGCCTGCAATTACAATTGCCTCTATTGCGTCAACCGCGCCTCCTCGAACGTGCCGCGCGCCCGCTTCACCATCGACGAGGTGGTCAAGCTGACGCTCGACTTCTACCGGCGCAATTACATCGAGGGCCTGTTCCTCTCCTCCGGCATCATCCGCAGCCCTGATTACACGATGGAGCAAGTGGTGAGCGTCGCGCGAAAACTGCGCGAGGAGCATCACTTCCGCGGCTACATCCATCTCAAGACGATTCCCGAGGCCGACGACGCGCTGATCGCGGAGGCCGGCAAATATGCCGACCGTCTCTCCATCAACATCGAGATGCCGCAGGAGACGAGCCTGCAGCAATTCGCGCCGGAGAAGGATGTCCGCGCGATCCGCCGCACCATGGGCCGGCTGCGGCTGAAGCTCGACGAGGCCGAGGAAGACCGCAACACAAAGACCAAAACAAAACCGCAGCGCTTCGCGCCCGCCGGACAAAGCACGCAGATGATCGTCGGCGCCGACAGCGCGAACGACCACACCATTCTCCACACCAGCGCCAATCTCTACGGCGCCTACCGGTTGCGGCGCGTCTACTACTCCGCCTTCAGCCCGATCCCGGACGCCAGCCGCGCTCTGCCTCTGGTACAGCCGCCGCTGCTGCGCGAGCACAGGCTCTACCAGGCCGACTGGCTGATGCGGTTTTACGGCTTCGACGTTGCGGAGATCGTCGACGATAGCGCGATGCTGCCGCTCGACATCGATCCAAAACTCGCTTGGGCACTGCGCCATCGCGACCGCTTCCCGCTCGACGTCAACCGCGCTAGTCGCGAGGAGTTGCTGCGCGTGCCGGGCTTCGGCACCAAGGCGGTCGAACGCATCATCGCGGCGCGTCGCACCACCACGATCCGCCTCTCCGATCTCGCGCGCCTGCACGTGCCCCGCAACAAGGCGCTGCCGTTCATCGTCCTCAGCGATCACCGCCCCTCACCGCATCGCCTCGAAGCGGCCGGACTCATCGAACGGTTCAAGCCGAAGGCAACGCAACTGGGATTTGGCTTCTGA
- a CDS encoding ImuA family protein — protein sequence MSSARISALATLRDQIERIETAEVVHQYDRVALGHGEADAVLKGGLARAAIHEVFCAGSQGTVATGFVMGLAGRVSAQRPLLWVRQDFSELETGALSMSGLAELGLDPRRVVMVRAADVESALRTSADALACDALGAVVLELWGDVRQFDLVASRKLTLAAQGSGVTGLMLRMAAQPLPSTAETRWMLRAAHSPPGPIWSAWGAPRFDAELLRNRHGPCGRWIMEWNCDECQFSEPSTHSQPVAAAPAHRPDPAVFAGERRRAG from the coding sequence ATGAGCAGCGCACGCATCAGCGCGCTTGCGACCTTGCGCGACCAGATCGAGCGCATCGAGACGGCGGAGGTCGTGCACCAGTATGACCGCGTCGCGCTCGGCCATGGCGAGGCCGACGCCGTGCTGAAGGGCGGGCTCGCGCGCGCGGCGATCCACGAGGTGTTTTGCGCTGGGTCTCAGGGAACAGTTGCGACGGGTTTTGTCATGGGCCTCGCAGGGCGCGTCTCGGCGCAGCGGCCGCTGCTGTGGGTGCGGCAGGATTTTTCGGAACTTGAGACCGGCGCGCTGTCGATGAGCGGGCTCGCCGAGCTCGGGCTCGATCCGCGCCGCGTGGTGATGGTGCGCGCCGCCGATGTCGAGAGCGCGCTGCGCACTTCGGCCGACGCGCTCGCCTGCGATGCGCTCGGCGCCGTCGTGCTCGAGCTCTGGGGCGATGTCAGGCAGTTCGATCTCGTCGCGAGCCGCAAGCTGACGCTGGCTGCGCAAGGCTCAGGCGTCACCGGGCTGATGCTGCGGATGGCGGCGCAGCCGCTGCCCTCGACCGCCGAGACGCGATGGATGCTGCGCGCGGCGCATTCGCCGCCGGGCCCAATATGGAGTGCCTGGGGCGCGCCGCGCTTCGATGCCGAACTCTTGCGCAATCGTCATGGCCCGTGTGGCCGGTGGATCATGGAATGGAATTGTGATGAGTGCCAGTTCAGTGAACCGTCGACGCATTCTCAGCCTGTGGCTGCCGCGCCTGCCCATCGACCGGATCCAGCGGTTTTTGCAGGTGAGCGGCGGCGCGCCGGGTGA
- a CDS encoding Y-family DNA polymerase, translating to MSASSVNRRRILSLWLPRLPIDRIQRFLQVSGGAPGDPSIVVIKENNALVIHALDEAAERLGLYIGQPLANARAMCPDLKVFDADVVADAKTLSDIADWCDRFTPLVALDAPHGLFLDITGCAHLFGGEAALLQTLVRALARQGFAVSAAIAGTSVCARTLTRQTSGIIVADGGEAVAIDRFPVSALGAGEAITTGLRRAGLKTIGDVASRSPSEITARFGARFSTLLAHALGQGDAPINPRKPLPDYIVEKRFAEPIATDTMIAMTLSRLADTLIASMEKQGKGARRLEAAFFRTDGVVRAIMVETGRPVTRSAVVDRLFRERLDALADPLDPGFGFDMVRLSASRTEIVVQEQRDLDAHVHDNDELAALIDRIAARIGGKRVVVHLPQDTHIPECAVLAAPAQHHLAAAMQAEWPARAESEPPLRPLRLFEKPEPIKVPFATVPDGPPHQFTWRRALHAVVRVEGPERIAMEWWRQDGKQLTRDYFRIEDAEGLRFWIFRDGLYEGEVFDGDGEPVSPNWYVHGLFA from the coding sequence ATGAGTGCCAGTTCAGTGAACCGTCGACGCATTCTCAGCCTGTGGCTGCCGCGCCTGCCCATCGACCGGATCCAGCGGTTTTTGCAGGTGAGCGGCGGCGCGCCGGGTGACCCGAGCATCGTCGTCATCAAGGAGAACAATGCGCTGGTGATCCATGCGCTCGACGAGGCTGCCGAGCGCCTCGGCCTGTACATCGGTCAGCCGCTCGCCAATGCGCGGGCGATGTGTCCGGACTTGAAGGTGTTCGACGCCGATGTCGTGGCCGATGCCAAGACGCTCAGCGACATCGCCGACTGGTGCGACCGCTTCACGCCGCTGGTGGCGCTCGATGCGCCGCATGGGCTGTTTCTGGACATCACCGGCTGCGCGCATCTGTTCGGCGGCGAGGCCGCGCTGTTGCAGACGCTGGTCCGTGCGCTTGCCCGGCAAGGTTTTGCCGTCAGTGCGGCGATCGCCGGCACCTCAGTCTGCGCGCGCACGCTGACGCGGCAAACGTCCGGCATCATCGTCGCCGACGGCGGGGAGGCGGTAGCGATCGACCGGTTTCCGGTGTCCGCGCTCGGCGCGGGCGAAGCCATCACCACCGGCCTGCGCCGTGCCGGCCTGAAGACCATCGGCGATGTCGCCTCGCGTTCGCCGAGCGAGATCACGGCGCGGTTCGGTGCCCGGTTCTCCACGCTGCTCGCGCATGCGCTGGGGCAGGGTGATGCGCCGATCAATCCGCGCAAGCCGCTGCCCGACTACATCGTCGAGAAGCGCTTTGCCGAGCCGATCGCAACCGACACCATGATCGCGATGACGCTGTCGCGGCTGGCCGATACGTTGATCGCCTCCATGGAGAAACAGGGCAAGGGCGCGCGGCGCCTCGAAGCCGCGTTCTTCCGCACCGACGGCGTGGTGCGCGCGATCATGGTCGAGACCGGGCGGCCGGTGACGCGAAGCGCGGTTGTCGACCGCCTGTTCCGCGAGCGCCTCGATGCGCTCGCCGATCCCCTCGATCCCGGCTTCGGCTTCGACATGGTGCGCCTGTCGGCAAGCCGTACCGAGATCGTGGTGCAGGAGCAACGTGATCTCGACGCCCATGTTCACGACAATGACGAGCTTGCCGCGCTGATCGACCGCATCGCCGCGCGGATCGGGGGAAAGCGCGTCGTCGTGCACCTGCCGCAGGACACGCATATTCCCGAATGCGCGGTGCTGGCCGCGCCCGCCCAGCATCATCTCGCGGCCGCCATGCAGGCCGAATGGCCGGCGCGCGCCGAGAGCGAGCCGCCGCTACGCCCCTTGCGTCTGTTCGAGAAGCCCGAGCCGATCAAGGTGCCGTTCGCGACCGTGCCCGACGGCCCGCCGCATCAATTCACCTGGCGCCGCGCGCTGCATGCGGTGGTGCGGGTGGAAGGGCCCGAGCGCATCGCCATGGAATGGTGGCGGCAGGACGGCAAGCAGCTGACGCGGGATTATTTCCGCATCGAGGACGCCGAGGGCCTGCGCTTCTGGATTTTTCGCGACGGTCTTTACGAGGGGGAAGTGTTCGACGGCGACGGCGAGCCCGTTTCTCCCAACTGGTATGTGCACGGGCTCTTCGCATGA
- a CDS encoding error-prone DNA polymerase, with amino-acid sequence MTTSAYAEIGITTNFSFLRGGSDPRAYVHQASILGIPVIGIADHNTLAGVVRAYKELDNDKVLHKPKLLIGARIVFIDGTPDILVYPRDRAAYGRLCQLLTRGKRGDDDITRIEKGECHLRFADLLEFSEGQLLVLTLPHRFEQTQALDILAKLKDRGAEGVWLAASLVYRGDDRRRLARLDDLAAKAKVPLLATNEVLYHHPARRPLQDVLTCIREKTTIEAIGRKLEANAERFLKTPKEMSRLFRDFPEAIAETMRFADRIDFTLDQLKYQYPDEPVPPGKTAQGHLEDLTWAGVDKYFGGKIDDKLRATLNKELALIAELKYAHYFLTVHDIVHYARSQDILCQGRGSAANSAVCYVLGITSVDPTKVDLLFERFISKERLEPPDIDVDFEHSRREEVMQYVYRRYGRHRAAIIATVIHYRPRSAIRDVGKALGLTEDVTAALADTVWGSWGKGLNDMQVRQAGLDPKNPMINLAVELATELIEFPRHLSQHVGGYVLTQDRLDTYVPIGNAAMDDRTFIEWDKDDVDALSMMKVDVLALGMLTCIRKCFDLIADHKGRRYVLASVPQDDPKVYDMLCAGESLGVFQVESRAQMNMLPRLKPRTFYDLVIEVAIVRPGPIQGDMVHPYLRRRNGLEKVSYPSPSPDHGDKDELYNVLHKTLGVPLFQEQAMRIAIEAAKFTSEEANGLRRSMATFRNVGTIGQYEEKLIGNMVARGYDPNFAKSCFDQIKGFGSYGFPESHAASFAQLVYISSWLKHYHPDAFCCGLLNSQPMGFYAPAQIVGDARKNGVEVRDIDVSYSFAQNTLENTKDKYCAVRLGFRQIDGFHWLDPDEEFLKGEQAKRQGKVHVRQKDWADLIIDARNLGPFTSLEDFARDTGLPKRALILLADADAFRSLGLDRREALWQVRRLPDDVPLPLFEAATAREQPDEHAKPLPLMPRSEQVVADYQTIRLSLKGHPMEFLREMFSRERVVACKEISHENERRRVRCAGVVLVRQRPGSASGVVFMTLEDETGIANVVVWPKVMEQYRKEVMGARLIEVQGYIQSSPEKVTHLIAQRMVDRSHDLVGLANDALSRKHPVPAGATVVEPLNEDPRALADMPAQKHRHPRNVRILPPSRDFH; translated from the coding sequence ATGACGACATCAGCCTATGCCGAGATCGGCATCACCACCAATTTCTCCTTCCTGCGCGGTGGCTCGGATCCGCGCGCCTATGTGCATCAGGCCAGCATCCTCGGCATCCCCGTGATCGGCATTGCCGATCACAACACGCTCGCCGGCGTGGTGCGTGCCTACAAGGAGCTCGACAATGACAAGGTGCTGCACAAGCCGAAACTCTTGATTGGCGCGCGCATCGTCTTCATCGACGGCACGCCTGATATTCTCGTGTACCCGCGCGACCGCGCCGCCTATGGCCGGCTGTGCCAGCTCCTCACCCGGGGCAAGCGCGGCGACGACGACATCACGCGGATCGAGAAGGGCGAATGCCATCTCAGGTTTGCTGACCTGCTGGAATTTTCCGAAGGGCAGCTCCTGGTCCTGACGCTGCCGCATCGCTTCGAGCAAACGCAGGCGCTGGATATTCTTGCAAAGCTGAAGGACAGGGGTGCCGAGGGCGTGTGGCTGGCGGCGAGCCTGGTCTATCGCGGCGACGATCGCCGCCGCCTGGCGCGGCTCGATGATCTCGCTGCAAAAGCAAAGGTGCCGCTGCTCGCGACCAACGAGGTGCTCTATCACCATCCCGCCCGCCGTCCGCTTCAGGACGTGCTGACCTGCATCCGGGAAAAGACCACGATCGAGGCGATCGGGCGCAAGCTGGAAGCCAATGCCGAGCGGTTCTTGAAGACGCCAAAGGAAATGTCGCGGCTGTTCCGCGATTTCCCCGAGGCGATCGCGGAGACCATGCGCTTTGCGGACAGAATCGACTTCACGCTCGACCAGCTCAAATACCAGTATCCGGACGAGCCGGTGCCGCCCGGCAAGACCGCGCAGGGGCATCTGGAGGATCTGACCTGGGCAGGTGTCGACAAATATTTCGGCGGCAAGATCGACGACAAGCTGCGTGCGACGCTCAACAAGGAGCTCGCGCTGATCGCCGAGCTGAAATACGCACACTACTTTCTCACCGTGCACGACATCGTGCACTACGCGCGCAGCCAGGACATCCTCTGCCAGGGCCGCGGGTCGGCGGCGAATTCGGCCGTCTGCTACGTGCTCGGCATCACCTCGGTCGACCCGACCAAGGTCGATCTCTTGTTCGAGCGCTTCATCTCCAAGGAGCGGCTGGAGCCGCCCGACATCGACGTCGACTTCGAGCATTCGCGGCGCGAGGAGGTGATGCAATATGTCTATCGCCGCTACGGCCGCCACCGCGCCGCGATCATCGCCACCGTCATCCACTATCGCCCGCGCAGCGCCATCCGCGACGTCGGCAAGGCGCTGGGCCTGACCGAGGACGTCACCGCCGCACTGGCCGACACCGTCTGGGGCAGCTGGGGCAAGGGCCTCAACGACATGCAGGTCAGACAGGCCGGGCTCGATCCGAAAAATCCCATGATCAACCTCGCGGTCGAGCTTGCGACCGAGCTGATCGAATTCCCGCGCCATCTCTCCCAGCATGTCGGCGGCTATGTGCTGACGCAGGACCGGCTCGATACCTATGTGCCGATCGGCAACGCCGCGATGGACGACCGCACCTTCATCGAATGGGACAAGGACGACGTCGACGCGCTCAGCATGATGAAGGTCGACGTGCTCGCGCTGGGCATGCTGACCTGCATCAGGAAGTGTTTTGATCTGATCGCGGACCACAAGGGGCGGCGTTACGTGCTGGCGAGCGTCCCGCAGGACGATCCCAAGGTCTACGACATGCTGTGTGCCGGCGAGTCGCTCGGCGTCTTCCAGGTCGAGAGCCGCGCCCAGATGAACATGCTGCCGCGCCTGAAGCCGCGGACATTTTATGATCTCGTCATCGAAGTCGCGATCGTGCGTCCGGGGCCAATCCAGGGCGACATGGTCCACCCGTATTTGCGGCGGCGGAATGGTCTGGAAAAGGTGAGCTATCCGTCTCCGTCGCCGGATCACGGCGACAAGGATGAGCTTTACAATGTGCTGCACAAAACGTTGGGCGTGCCGCTGTTCCAGGAACAGGCGATGCGCATCGCGATCGAGGCGGCAAAGTTTACCTCCGAGGAAGCCAACGGCCTGCGCCGCTCGATGGCGACCTTTCGCAATGTCGGCACCATCGGCCAATACGAGGAGAAGCTGATCGGCAACATGGTGGCGCGCGGCTACGATCCCAACTTTGCCAAAAGCTGCTTTGACCAGATCAAGGGCTTTGGCTCCTACGGCTTTCCGGAGAGCCATGCCGCGAGTTTCGCGCAGCTCGTCTATATCTCGTCATGGCTGAAACACTACCACCCCGACGCCTTCTGCTGTGGCCTGTTGAACTCGCAGCCGATGGGCTTTTACGCCCCGGCGCAGATCGTCGGCGATGCCCGCAAGAATGGCGTCGAGGTGCGCGACATCGACGTGTCCTACAGCTTTGCGCAGAACACGCTGGAGAACACGAAGGACAAGTATTGCGCCGTGCGCCTCGGCTTCCGCCAGATCGACGGCTTCCACTGGCTCGATCCCGATGAGGAGTTCCTCAAAGGGGAGCAGGCGAAACGGCAGGGCAAAGTCCATGTCCGTCAGAAAGACTGGGCCGATCTTATCATCGACGCCCGCAACCTCGGCCCCTTCACCTCGCTCGAAGACTTCGCCCGCGACACCGGCCTGCCCAAGCGCGCGCTGATCCTGCTCGCCGATGCCGATGCGTTCCGTTCGCTCGGGCTCGACCGCCGCGAGGCGCTGTGGCAGGTGCGGCGGCTGCCCGACGACGTGCCGCTGCCGCTGTTCGAGGCCGCGACCGCGCGCGAGCAGCCGGACGAGCACGCAAAGCCGCTGCCGCTGATGCCGCGCAGCGAGCAGGTGGTTGCGGATTACCAGACCATCCGCCTATCGCTGAAAGGCCACCCGATGGAATTCCTGCGCGAGATGTTTTCGCGCGAGCGTGTCGTCGCCTGCAAGGAGATCAGCCATGAGAACGAGCGGCGCCGCGTCCGCTGCGCCGGCGTGGTGCTGGTGCGGCAGCGGCCGGGCAGCGCCAGCGGCGTCGTGTTCATGACGCTGGAGGACGAAACCGGCATCGCCAATGTCGTGGTGTGGCCCAAGGTCATGGAGCAGTACCGGAAAGAAGTGATGGGCGCGCGCCTCATCGAGGTCCAGGGCTACATCCAGAGCAGCCCCGAAAAGGTCACGCATCTGATCGCCCAGCGCATGGTCGACCGCTCGCACGATCTGGTCGGCCTCGCCAACGATGCCCTGAGCCGCAAGCATCCGGTGCCCGCCGGCGCCACCGTGGTCGAGCCGCTCAACGAAGACCCCCGTGCGCTTGCAGACATGCCCGCGCAAAAACACCGCCACCCCCGCAACGTCCGCATCCTGCCGCCGTCCCGGGATTTTCATTGA
- a CDS encoding SDR family NAD(P)-dependent oxidoreductase gives MDLGIKGKNAIVLGGTRGIGRAIADTLAAEGANVAVCARNADQVAATVTELKASGIRATGGTVDVTDGAALKAWIEGAAKELGGVDLLFSNAGAMAQGQDAASWEQNFRLDVLGAVHAFDAARPFLEAGGGRSGDAAFVIISSIAAAQADAASSYGPIKAALIHMAKGLARQYAKKKIRVNVVSPGTVYFKGGVWNTIEQNMPDRYNDAMKRNPTGRMATPQEIASAAVFLASPVSAFTTGSNLVVDGAISNRVNF, from the coding sequence ATGGACCTCGGCATCAAGGGAAAGAACGCCATCGTGCTCGGCGGCACGCGCGGCATCGGGCGGGCGATTGCGGACACGCTGGCCGCTGAAGGCGCCAATGTCGCGGTGTGCGCGCGCAACGCCGATCAGGTTGCGGCGACCGTCACCGAGCTGAAGGCCAGCGGCATCCGCGCCACCGGCGGCACGGTCGACGTCACCGACGGCGCGGCGCTGAAAGCCTGGATCGAGGGCGCGGCGAAAGAGCTCGGCGGCGTCGACCTGCTGTTCTCCAATGCCGGCGCGATGGCGCAAGGCCAGGACGCCGCGTCCTGGGAGCAGAATTTCCGGCTCGACGTGCTCGGCGCCGTGCATGCGTTCGACGCGGCGCGGCCGTTCCTCGAAGCCGGCGGCGGGCGCAGCGGCGATGCCGCCTTCGTCATCATCTCTTCTATCGCGGCCGCGCAGGCGGATGCGGCAAGCTCCTACGGCCCGATCAAGGCGGCGCTGATCCACATGGCCAAGGGGCTGGCGCGGCAATACGCCAAGAAGAAAATCCGCGTCAACGTGGTCTCGCCCGGCACGGTCTATTTCAAGGGCGGGGTCTGGAACACGATCGAGCAGAACATGCCCGATCGCTACAACGACGCGATGAAGCGCAACCCGACCGGCCGCATGGCAACGCCGCAGGAGATCGCGAGCGCGGCGGTGTTTCTGGCAAGCCCAGTGTCGGCGTTCACGACGGGATCGAATCTGGTTGTCGATGGCGCGATCTCGAACCGGGTGAATTTCTAG
- a CDS encoding CoA transferase — protein sequence MQSSADILRGIWTSAGGDAAALARVRLTGEEPQIPSSFRVAVAGQTTIAAAGLAAAEIWRLRSGEAQDVSVDMRHAVAECRSERYLRLDDKPPPPAWDAIAGVYRTGDDRFVRCHTNFPHHRDAVCKVLGCEAEREKVQAALMHWKGEDFETAAYAAGGVVALMRSYDEWSALPQARALAELPLISIEKIGDAPPKPWPKGDLPLSGIRVLDLSRVIAGPVAGRTLAAHGADVLLVSGPELPAIPWLTIDTGRGKLTTFIELKSEAGRAQMRALLQDADIFSQGYRPRALASLGFSPEDAARINPGIVYVTLSAYGQAGPWAERRGFDSLVQTTTGFNDAEGKVAGIDGPKELPAQMLDHATGYLMAFGAMMAKARQAREGGSWHVRVSLAQTGRWLWNLGRLDRGQDTPDLTEEAVHPAFIEAVPSGFGTLKAVRHSALLSRTPAQWSRPAMPLGSHPAQWPARN from the coding sequence ATGCAAAGCTCCGCCGATATTCTTAGGGGTATCTGGACCTCCGCCGGCGGCGATGCGGCCGCGCTCGCACGCGTGCGGCTGACCGGGGAAGAGCCGCAGATCCCGTCCTCGTTTCGCGTCGCTGTCGCCGGACAGACGACGATCGCTGCCGCCGGCCTCGCTGCGGCCGAAATCTGGCGGCTGCGCAGCGGCGAGGCGCAGGACGTCTCCGTCGACATGCGCCACGCCGTCGCCGAATGCCGCTCCGAGCGCTATCTGCGCCTTGACGACAAGCCGCCGCCTCCGGCCTGGGACGCCATCGCCGGCGTCTACAGGACCGGCGACGACCGCTTCGTCCGCTGCCACACCAACTTTCCGCATCACCGCGACGCCGTCTGCAAGGTGCTCGGCTGCGAGGCGGAGCGCGAGAAAGTGCAAGCCGCATTGATGCACTGGAAGGGCGAGGATTTTGAAACCGCCGCTTACGCCGCGGGCGGTGTCGTTGCCTTGATGCGCTCCTACGACGAATGGTCCGCGCTGCCGCAGGCGCGTGCGCTTGCCGAACTGCCGCTGATCTCGATCGAGAAGATCGGCGATGCTCCGCCAAAGCCGTGGCCCAAAGGCGATCTTCCGCTCTCTGGCATTCGCGTGCTCGATCTCTCCCGCGTCATTGCAGGCCCCGTCGCCGGGCGCACGCTCGCCGCGCACGGCGCCGATGTGCTGCTGGTGTCGGGCCCGGAGCTGCCTGCCATTCCCTGGCTCACCATCGACACCGGCCGCGGCAAGCTCACCACCTTCATCGAGCTGAAGAGCGAGGCGGGCAGGGCGCAGATGCGCGCCCTGCTGCAAGACGCCGACATCTTCTCGCAAGGCTATCGCCCGCGCGCGCTCGCTAGCCTCGGCTTTTCGCCGGAGGACGCAGCGCGCATCAATCCCGGCATCGTTTACGTGACGTTGTCCGCCTACGGTCAGGCCGGCCCCTGGGCCGAGCGGCGCGGTTTCGACTCGCTGGTGCAGACCACGACCGGCTTCAACGATGCGGAAGGGAAGGTTGCCGGCATCGACGGCCCCAAGGAATTGCCGGCGCAAATGCTCGATCACGCCACCGGCTATCTGATGGCATTCGGCGCGATGATGGCCAAGGCGCGACAGGCCCGTGAAGGCGGTAGCTGGCACGTGCGTGTGTCGCTGGCCCAGACCGGGCGCTGGCTGTGGAATCTCGGCCGGCTCGATCGCGGCCAGGATACCCCGGATCTTACGGAGGAGGCCGTACATCCTGCGTTCATCGAAGCCGTGCCATCTGGCTTCGGCACGTTGAAGGCGGTGCGCCATTCGGCGCTGCTGTCGAGGACGCCGGCACAATGGAGCCGTCCGGCGATGCCGCTCGGCAGCCATCCGGCACAGTGGCCGGCGCGAAACTGA
- a CDS encoding efflux RND transporter periplasmic adaptor subunit translates to MVVENTKRMQVLTKQRVITSVVLLALAGAGTYGFLRAGAKEKSHSEISSQSRRNAQNFTPTPSEWATLTIEPVKARTFRAEYVTEGKVAVDEDRSTPVFSPYAGRVTKLLAKPGETLKQGQPLFTIEAADTVQAQNDFIAAMTAQNKAKSAIDLADIQFRRAKDLYEGHAIPLKDYQQAEANQVQAQNDMRSSVTALEAARNKLRILGFTDETIKAFQDKGVIDREITIYSPISGTVVQRKIGPGQYVNAGASDPVFVVGDLSTVWLTAFVRESDAAAVCIGQDITVNVMALPGRPLTAKINYVAAAIDPNTRRLLVRATIDNKDGLLKPEMFANVTIYSAGDRAAPAVPKQALIYEADKVRLWVARDDKSVELREIKTGLINGNLVEVTSNLKPGEQIVVKGSLFIDRAASGS, encoded by the coding sequence ATGGTAGTTGAAAATACCAAGCGAATGCAGGTGCTTACAAAACAACGGGTGATCACATCCGTAGTTTTACTAGCTCTTGCCGGTGCCGGTACCTATGGCTTCCTGCGTGCGGGAGCCAAGGAGAAGAGCCACTCCGAGATTTCCAGCCAGTCGCGCAGGAATGCGCAGAACTTCACGCCGACGCCGTCCGAATGGGCCACACTGACGATCGAGCCGGTCAAGGCCAGGACCTTCCGGGCCGAATATGTCACCGAAGGCAAGGTCGCGGTCGACGAGGACCGTTCGACGCCGGTGTTCTCGCCCTATGCGGGCCGGGTCACCAAGCTGTTGGCGAAGCCCGGCGAGACCCTGAAGCAGGGTCAACCGCTGTTCACGATCGAGGCTGCCGACACCGTGCAGGCCCAGAACGATTTCATCGCGGCGATGACCGCGCAGAACAAGGCCAAGTCGGCGATCGATCTTGCCGACATCCAGTTCAGGCGCGCCAAGGATCTCTATGAAGGCCACGCCATTCCGCTGAAGGATTATCAGCAGGCGGAAGCGAACCAGGTCCAGGCGCAGAACGACATGCGCTCGTCGGTGACGGCGCTGGAGGCCGCGCGCAACAAGCTGCGCATTCTCGGCTTCACCGACGAGACCATCAAGGCGTTCCAGGACAAGGGTGTCATCGATCGGGAGATCACGATCTACTCGCCGATCTCGGGTACGGTCGTGCAGCGCAAGATCGGCCCCGGCCAGTATGTCAACGCCGGCGCCAGCGATCCGGTGTTCGTGGTCGGCGACCTCTCCACGGTCTGGCTCACCGCCTTCGTGCGCGAGAGCGATGCGGCCGCGGTGTGCATCGGTCAGGACATCACCGTCAACGTGATGGCGCTGCCGGGCCGTCCGCTCACGGCCAAGATCAATTACGTCGCCGCCGCGATCGATCCCAACACCCGCCGCCTCCTGGTCCGCGCCACCATCGACAACAAGGACGGCCTGCTCAAGCCGGAGATGTTCGCCAACGTCACGATCTATTCGGCTGGCGACCGCGCCGCGCCGGCGGTGCCCAAGCAAGCGCTGATCTATGAAGCCGACAAGGTCCGCCTCTGGGTCGCGCGCGATGACAAGTCGGTGGAGCTGCGCGAGATCAAGACCGGCCTCATCAACGGCAACCTCGTCGAAGTCACCAGCAATCTGAAACCCGGCGAGCAGATCGTCGTCAAGGGCAGCCTGTTCATCGACCGCGCGGCGTCCGGCAGCTGA